GGAATAAAGGCTCTCGCACTGGCTGTCTCGTCCCTGCTGGACACACCTGTTTCTGAATCAATCCAGACATTGTACTCAAATAAAGAATTACCGCTGCTGCGGTTCAAAGGATTGCAAAACAAGGAGATCGTCGAATTTGTTCAGGCAACAATAAAAAAAGTAGTCAAGAAAAAGCAGGAACCGGATGGTAAAAACTACATTTTATTGTTTTGTTTCTCGGAGGAAATGGGTGATTTTTCAGTCATTATTTATGAAAATCAGAGACAGCCAAATAACAATCTTCCACCCGCCAAAAATCTTTATGAATGGGGTGAGTTTATACCTGAATATACTCAGGTAAATTTTTTCTATATCTTGCAGAACAAGGAAAGACCCGACCAGTACTCCCTCGATTTTTCAAAGACCATGATTGTTCTCGAGCCTGATTTTCTTCTTGAGGCGAAGGACATTGGTACTCTTTTTTATGGTACAGACAGAAGCCCTGCTACTTACATCATCGAAAAACTCCTGCCCCAGGAAAATAATTCGGCGATGTTCAAAGGTAATCTCGTAAATAATCTTCTTGATGAGTATCTTTACGACGACAATGTGGAATTCGAGGAGTCGTTTGCCCGGTTTATCAATGAAAATCTGATTTCTGCCGCTACCTTTAAAGATGACCTTCCTAAAGTAAAAACAGAGGTACTGAGTGTACATGTCCCTCGAATAAAAGCCGAACTTCCGAAATTGCGTGGTACGGAAGGGGAGTTTACGGTAATAACCGAGCCGACATTTTATTCTGCACTTTTTGGAATAACAGGACGACTTGATATTCTTCAATCCTCGAACACTGAACCCAAAAGGAAAAATGTACTCGAGCTTAAATCAGGTTTGCCAAACTCATCAGGTGTATGGAAAAGTGAGGAAATGCAGGTAACCGCGTATAATCTTCTTATGCAATCAACCTACGGATTCGACAGACTGGGCGACAGTGCAATCTTTTATACCAAAGCGAGTACCAACCATTTCAGAAATGTCTCCGTAATGGCTCAAAAATCGATCGAATTTCTTACGGGCAGGAATGAGATCTTCCTCGTCCTGAACATGCTGAGAAAAAATGACGACAGACTTTTTGCTCGCCTGATGACTTTTGATCCTCCAAAATTCAACAAATTTGCCCCGGCGAAAATCGAAAAATTCCGAAAGAACTACCTGGCGGCCTCACCTCTCGAGCAAAAGTATTACCGCGCCTGCGTATCATTCATGATAAACGAGCTGTTTGACAGCAAAATTTCCTCTAATGACAGTGAGCAGACCGATTCCAGTTTTGCTTCTCTTTGGAGACAACAGCCGGCAATTAAGGAGGATTTTCAGTTCAGTCTCATTAGAGGATTAAAGTTCAGTCACCATGATGTGGAAAAGAACTCTTTCGTTTTCGACAGAACAATTCAAAAAGTATCTAAATTCAGGGAATCTGATCTGATTATCCTCTATCCACATGATGAATATGAGCTTGAGCCCTTAAAATGTCAGATTTTAAAGGGAACAATTGCCGAACTGACAAACGAGAAAGTTGCAGTGAAACTTTTTAACAAGCAGCTCGACAGATCTGTGTTCACCACCGGGAAATATTTTGCAATCGAACCTGATTACAAAGATTCGGGCATCATAAGCACGGTCAGGATGATGTTCAGCTTTCTCGAGGCCGATACAAGGAAGAAGGAATTATTGCTTGGTCTCAGGGAACCTGTCTCCGGAGAGATGCAATCAATCAATGAAACCGGAATGCAGCAAAGTCAGGCAGAAAATGTAAAAAAAGCTCTTGCATCGCGAGATTATTACCTGCTTCAGGGACCTCCGGGGACAGGAAAAACTTCAATGGCACTTATGTCGATTATCAACGCAATCCTTGCCGGAGATGAAGAGGAAACAGTTACAATTCTTGCCTTTACCAACAAAGCCATAAAGGAAGTATGCAGGAAACTTCAGGAGGCAGGTATTCCATATCTCTTCAACAGTGCCAGCGAGGAGGATGCCAGTTCACTTAAAACTCTGGTGAAGACCCATAATCTGGAGAGTTTCGAAAAGTACATAAAAGGCATTCGGGTAGTTACATCCACCGTGGCGTCATTTGTTAGAAACAGCAAGGATCTGAGTTCCTTCTTTAAGTTCGATACACTCATCGTAGACGAAGCGAGTCAATTGCTGGAACCACAACTTGCCGGTATTATTGTCAATTTCCGGAGATTTATCCTGATAGGTGATCAGAATCAGTTACCTGCCGTCACGGTTCAGGGAGATGCAAACACTGTGATTACTGATTCAGACTTAAACGGAGCAGGGATCATGGATATGAAAGTTTCACTCTTCGAGAGGATGTTTTATAATGCCGTCTCAAAGGGCTGGACCCACGCTTACGGTACACTCAAAGAACAATTCAGGATGCATGAAGTAATAATGGACCTCATAAACCATTATTATCACGGGAATCTGAAGTGCGCGCTACAGGGAAGAGACAGTTTGACCTCTGTTTATCCTAATCCTGACGGATCATCTCTTTCGGATATTCTGACGGGAAACAGGTTGATATTTATTGAGACCCAATATTCCAAAACAGGTAAAATGAATGAGTCTGAGTCTGAGATTGTAAGTAAAATTGTAGGAAAGATCAAGGAAATTTCAGCACTTCCGAATAATGAACTCCCGAACATCGGCATTATCACCCCTTGGAGGGCACAGATTGCAGCCATAAACCAAAGACTCGAAACGGAAGGAATAACCGGACTCCCGGTGGACACTGTTGAAAGATTTCAGGGGTCTGAAAACAAAATCATAATTTATTCGACATCCGTCTCCAATACTTCCCAACTCGAAAGGCTCGGTTCCTTTGGTAAAAACAAAAGTGTGGAGAATGAAGTCGAGGTGGATAGAAAACTGAATGTTGTCCTCAGTCGTGCACAGGAACAACTAATTATACTTGGTTCAGTCTCTGTCTTAAGAACTTCGATTCACTACCGAAAACTTATTGAGACGATACGCGAAAAAGGGAGGTTTATTTCGACCACTGAGCGAAAGAAAATTTTCGGAACCTGATTTGCCGTTCCTTTGTATAACCTTTATGTTAAAAAAATAAAGGAATTCAATGAGAAAGCTCGGCATTTTATTGTGGTTCGGTTTCATGCTCTCCTCGGCAACTTTTGCCCAGGAAATTCTTGCATCCAAGCCGAACCAGACCGGTATTAAATCGCCATTTAAAACAGATTTTTCTGCAACCTTTGCAAGCAGCAACAATGCCCTCGCAAAGGTGGCACAACTTCTTGAATCGGGAAGATCACACAAGAGCGTGGAGACACTTCTTAGTGCAGCACTTATTCTTTTTATGGAAGAGAAATGCTCGGGTGTTAAGGCATCCATAACCGGACTTTCTGTGTTGCAGGAGGCTACAACCTTGGCGCTAAAAGCAAAAAATAAAAAACTCCTGAAGCTCGTCGCCTCATTCTGGGAAGATCCCGGATTTGGAAATAACCAAAATTACGCTTCCGAACTGACTTACGACGAGTAAAAAGGTTCTGAAATACCTTTTACTCTCTTAAAGTGCGTTCTAATTTATATTAATTATGAAAAACAGTTTGGAATTAATCAATAAATAGATTAATTTAAGTTCCTCTCCAATTTGATTATTTTTTTTAGGGTCAAAATCAGAAAGTTCCGTCATTTTTTTAAGATGTTAACTGAATCACACGACATCAATTTTCAGTTAAACTTCAGGAACAATGAAATATCAATCGAAGTGTAAATGACAGAAATAAATTTGAATTTATTTTTATTAAAAATCAATCATCATCAATCACCAACAACAAAGGTATCACAATGAAAATCAACACCAGATTTTTCGCATTCGCACTGGCAGCTCTTTTTCTGCTCAACTTTGCAGGTTTTTCTCAGAAACCACCAAAGATCATCAAGAGCCCCACAAATGTTGCCGCAAATACTGTCAATGTAAACAAGATCGATTTCAAAGCCGAATTCGGTTCATCCAACAGTGCTCTCTCGAAACTTGGAGAGATAATCAGTGACGGCAGAAGAGACGGCGATGTAAAAGCCCTCGTTTCAGCAGCCATGATCCTCTTCATGGAAGAAGCAGCCACAGGGAAGAAAGCTTCCGTAACCGGAAAAGCACTTCTTGAAGAAGCAACCACAAAAGCCACGAATCAGAACAACTACCAGGCTCTCATAGCATGTTCAGATGCATGGGGTGCAAAAACCCTCGGCAACGATGCTGCAAAATCAACAGAACTTGCAAAACTCGCCGCTGCTGTAAAAGGTAAATCAGGTAAAAGCTTAAGAGGTCCAGGAGCCAAAGAGTGCACACTCCAGATAGAGAACTACTCGACCTACAAGATTCACATCTATGTTGACGATGTATTCATGGGATCAGTAGAACCCGGCCAGTACATTAAATTCCAGCAGGTAGGTTCAGGTACAACCAAACTATATGCAGAGACAGATTATGTAAAAGATCCAACCTCAGGAGAAGACACCTACTTCTACTGGCAGGGAGAGATCAACCTGAAGTCATACAAGGATGAACTCCCCGACTTCACATGGCAGTTACAATAGCCAATCGATCTCAAACAAAAATTGAAAAAGGTTGTCACGAAAGTGGCAACCTTTTTTTTATTCTTCAATCCCTCAATAATCGGGCGAAATCTTTGTTACTCTCGTTGATTTGAAAGAGACGATTACGGTGGTTCCGATGCCTTCACTGCTTTTGATTGAAATTGTGGCATTATTTAAATCGACGAGTTTTTTTACAATAGGGAGGCCCAGACCGAGTCCCTCGTAGCCTCTGTCGAGACCGGATTCCTGCTGGGAGTATGGTTCGAAGAGCCGCTTTTGGTAGGTTTCAGAAATCCCGATTCCTGTATCCTCAATTTTAACGCAGATATCGGGAGAATTTTCAAATATTTCAATGCTTATCTTCCCGAATTGCGTAAATTTTACAGCATTATCGAGCAGGTGCACGAAGATGGCGAGGACACTGTTTTCATCAGCAAGAATGGTGTCTTTGGCGGTAGAGGATTTAAGTTTGAGGATCAAACCTTTTGCAGATGCCAGAGGTTTGTACTGCTTTTCGATATTTGTCAGGATGTTGGTCAGTCTAAATTGTGTCGGTCTGATTTCCTGATCCCCGTGCTGAAGCCTCGTGAAGTTCAGAATCATATCGACAGTATTAATCAGTCTTTTAGTTGATTTTTCAAGACCTTTGAATACAAAATCATAGTCTTGATCGTCCGAATTTTCCACAAGTTCCTGAACGATGCTGGTTAAACCGAGAATACCGTTAAGAGGAGTTCTGATTTCATGTGAAAGGTTTTCGATAAAGGTATCCTTTAGTTTATTGGCAGCTTCAGCACTCTCCTTTGCTTTGATAAGTCCCGTCTGCAGTTCCTTTAACTCACTGATATCGATCAGCGAAAGGAGAACAACAAAATCTTCTCCTCTGGAAATCCTTGAAGTGGAGCCGAGAAGAGAGACGGATTTGGTTTCACCTCCGTGCAATACAGTGGTTTGCAGTTCAATATCCCTCAAACTTTCTCCTGTCTCAAGCGTCCTTTTCAGTGCGAGTCGCAGACTGCATTCACCGCATCTCTTTCCAAAACCGCAGCCCCTCGGATCATCCAGGGCATTGATGCATCCGAAAACCCCACATGCTTTGTCCGAAAGAATAAGTGACTGGTCGGGCCAACCGGTTGCTTCGCAGAAAGCCCTGTTGCCTGTGAGAACCCTTCTGTTAGCGTCCACAGTGCAAATCATCGAGGGTGAGCAGTCGTAGATCGCCTGCAACTCGTTTTTTTGAGCCTTCAATTCGTTTTCATGTTCAATTCGATAGGTTATATCGTTCGTAATTACTATAAATTCGCCGTTTTCCGGATTAAGGGAAGTTTTCGAGTTGGTCCAGTAAAATTCTCCGTTCTTAGCCCTGATTCTGTGTTCCATGCTCTGACTTATGCCGGTTGAAAGTATTTGTCCGAGTTTCTCCAGAACGGCAGGTACTTCATTTCTGTCGAGGAAATATTTGAAGTGTCTCCCTGTTAATTCTTCGGGGAAGTAGCCGTAGAGTTTGGTAACGCTGGGGGAGACATATTTGATTATACCCGAAGTGTTCATTGTGATAATTACATCACTGATGTTTGCGAGTATCACTGCGGTATCCCGTTCCGCCTTAACTTTATCCGACACTGAAAAACCGATACACACCACTTCAGAAACGCCACCTTTTCCATCTGAAAATGCAGTGAATTCCCATTCAGTGGCATTAATTCTGTTGTTTTTGTATGGTTTTCTTAAGGTTACTTTACACGGGACTCCCGGATTGGTACAGCATTTTATAACTGATTCCATACATTTTGCTCTGTCTTCCTCAATCAAAGTCATCAAAGAAGGTGTACCCAGAATTTCTTCTCTTATGAGTCCGAATGCCTGACAAAATGAGTCGTTCACATATGTATAATTTCCATTCGCATCAGTCTTCATTACATATATGAGATCGGAAGATTCAAGACTTTGAATGATTATGTCGCCCGTCTGCATCACAGTGCGAGAGTCTTTACTTTTTGAGGGAAATGCGGATTCATCTGTTCCCAACCCGCTGTCTGCCGGAATAGAATTGTCGGTATTGGAAACATTTTGGGCCATCGGAATACTTCCAATCTTTTTGATGGGGAATGCAAAAGATATTAAGTACAAAATAATCAAATTTGGGAAAAAGGCCAAGATAAAGGGGGAATTATTTCACGGATTTTTTTAATGCTAAATCACTTTACCAAAATAATGCACCAATTATCCAAGAGAATTCCTTACAATGGACAATTATTTCTATTTTTGTGGTTGTATGAAGAGAAAATTTGTAATATCAGAGTATCCGAGATAAATGAGAACACCCGAAAACCGGTTCGCCATAATACTGTTTGTTGCGATACTGCTCCCTTCTATCATGTACTCGGCGTATGAATTCACAAAATTGAATCAGAACGAGGAGCAGATACTCCAGATATACAACAGTCAGCTTGAAGCTGTTCTATTCTCAATAAACCAGTATTCCGAGGATGTACTCACAAGTTGGGCAGTTAAATTGCGAAATGCTCTTTCTTCCGGAAGGACAGATGAGGTCAATGTAACACTCAACGATTTTCTTAAAGACAAACCGCCTGTAAAATATATCAGCATCATTTCCGGCACTTCAAATTACATTTATCCACCCTCGAGAAGTGACTCCCTCTATCGTCTTGTGGATTCTGTAATTCAACTCAGAAGGCCCAAGCTCGACCGGTTGAAGGTATTCCTTAAACAGGGATATTCGAAGCTTGAGCCGTTCTATGTCCCGTTAGATACACCCCTTGTTTCTCTTTACTTTGTGCCCGATACCCTGAATGGCAGTAATCTGCTCTATGGAATTCTGATTCAACCTGAAAATTTTGTAAGGGACATTCTAAAAAACAAGGTTCAGCAGGTTGCGGGTAACGATTTCACCATCCCGGTCATCAACGGTGTCAGGGATTCGATTATTGCCGGTCCCGACTCGCTTCTGGCATCTCAGTTCACCATCAGAAAAGAACTTTGGTTTCTACCCGGCTATTATATTGGCATCAGTCCCAAAGGAAAGACAATAGATGAACTGGTATATGAGCGGGCGTGGAGAAGCTATGCTCTGATATTCATATTAAACCTGGTTATTATTGTCGGTGTATGGGTGGTATTTAAAAACATTAAAAAAGCGTTTGAGCTTGTCAGGCTTAAAAGTGATTTTGTCTCAAATGTATCTCATGAACTTCGAACGCCTTTGGCTTTGATTTCGATGTTTTCGGAAACTCTGGAGCTCGGGAGGGTTCGGAGTGACAGCCGGCGTGAGGAATATTACAAAATCATCAGCCAGGAAGCTCAAAGACTTTCAAAAATTGTAAACAGGCTACTGAATTTTTCACAAACTGAGGCCGGAAAGAGAAAGTACCACTTCGATTATGTGGATGTGAACGATGTTTGTGCAAAAGTTTATGAGACCTACAAGTTTCACCTTGAGCATAACGGATTCAAATTCAGCTATTTCGAGGGGAAGGATATTCCCGTTATAATTGCCGATTATGAAGCACTTTCCGAAACTGTAATCAACCTTATCGATAATGCGGCAAAATACAGCCGTGACAAAAAAAATATTGAATTACACACCGGATATTCAGAATCAGGTGTTTTTATTGAAGTAAGAGACCAAGGGATCGGAATCAAGGAAAAACACCAGAAAAAGATTTTTGAGAAATTTTACCGTGAGAACACCGGGCCCGTTCACAACACAAAAGGAGCAGGTCTCGGGC
The nucleotide sequence above comes from Ignavibacteria bacterium. Encoded proteins:
- a CDS encoding AAA family ATPase, which encodes MNVSGEFVFQRIEEIYSEDSTNDEKLRKLRITTEEMLRSLIRDHGVRISQLSHMAVYLFDKNPEAKKHEDEFFGFVKIANKASHNYPYNCPDDQLLAGIKALALAVSSLLDTPVSESIQTLYSNKELPLLRFKGLQNKEIVEFVQATIKKVVKKKQEPDGKNYILLFCFSEEMGDFSVIIYENQRQPNNNLPPAKNLYEWGEFIPEYTQVNFFYILQNKERPDQYSLDFSKTMIVLEPDFLLEAKDIGTLFYGTDRSPATYIIEKLLPQENNSAMFKGNLVNNLLDEYLYDDNVEFEESFARFINENLISAATFKDDLPKVKTEVLSVHVPRIKAELPKLRGTEGEFTVITEPTFYSALFGITGRLDILQSSNTEPKRKNVLELKSGLPNSSGVWKSEEMQVTAYNLLMQSTYGFDRLGDSAIFYTKASTNHFRNVSVMAQKSIEFLTGRNEIFLVLNMLRKNDDRLFARLMTFDPPKFNKFAPAKIEKFRKNYLAASPLEQKYYRACVSFMINELFDSKISSNDSEQTDSSFASLWRQQPAIKEDFQFSLIRGLKFSHHDVEKNSFVFDRTIQKVSKFRESDLIILYPHDEYELEPLKCQILKGTIAELTNEKVAVKLFNKQLDRSVFTTGKYFAIEPDYKDSGIISTVRMMFSFLEADTRKKELLLGLREPVSGEMQSINETGMQQSQAENVKKALASRDYYLLQGPPGTGKTSMALMSIINAILAGDEEETVTILAFTNKAIKEVCRKLQEAGIPYLFNSASEEDASSLKTLVKTHNLESFEKYIKGIRVVTSTVASFVRNSKDLSSFFKFDTLIVDEASQLLEPQLAGIIVNFRRFILIGDQNQLPAVTVQGDANTVITDSDLNGAGIMDMKVSLFERMFYNAVSKGWTHAYGTLKEQFRMHEVIMDLINHYYHGNLKCALQGRDSLTSVYPNPDGSSLSDILTGNRLIFIETQYSKTGKMNESESEIVSKIVGKIKEISALPNNELPNIGIITPWRAQIAAINQRLETEGITGLPVDTVERFQGSENKIIIYSTSVSNTSQLERLGSFGKNKSVENEVEVDRKLNVVLSRAQEQLIILGSVSVLRTSIHYRKLIETIREKGRFISTTERKKIFGT
- a CDS encoding PAS domain S-box protein, which encodes MAQNVSNTDNSIPADSGLGTDESAFPSKSKDSRTVMQTGDIIIQSLESSDLIYVMKTDANGNYTYVNDSFCQAFGLIREEILGTPSLMTLIEEDRAKCMESVIKCCTNPGVPCKVTLRKPYKNNRINATEWEFTAFSDGKGGVSEVVCIGFSVSDKVKAERDTAVILANISDVIITMNTSGIIKYVSPSVTKLYGYFPEELTGRHFKYFLDRNEVPAVLEKLGQILSTGISQSMEHRIRAKNGEFYWTNSKTSLNPENGEFIVITNDITYRIEHENELKAQKNELQAIYDCSPSMICTVDANRRVLTGNRAFCEATGWPDQSLILSDKACGVFGCINALDDPRGCGFGKRCGECSLRLALKRTLETGESLRDIELQTTVLHGGETKSVSLLGSTSRISRGEDFVVLLSLIDISELKELQTGLIKAKESAEAANKLKDTFIENLSHEIRTPLNGILGLTSIVQELVENSDDQDYDFVFKGLEKSTKRLINTVDMILNFTRLQHGDQEIRPTQFRLTNILTNIEKQYKPLASAKGLILKLKSSTAKDTILADENSVLAIFVHLLDNAVKFTQFGKISIEIFENSPDICVKIEDTGIGISETYQKRLFEPYSQQESGLDRGYEGLGLGLPIVKKLVDLNNATISIKSSEGIGTTVIVSFKSTRVTKISPDY
- a CDS encoding HAMP domain-containing histidine kinase — its product is MRTPENRFAIILFVAILLPSIMYSAYEFTKLNQNEEQILQIYNSQLEAVLFSINQYSEDVLTSWAVKLRNALSSGRTDEVNVTLNDFLKDKPPVKYISIISGTSNYIYPPSRSDSLYRLVDSVIQLRRPKLDRLKVFLKQGYSKLEPFYVPLDTPLVSLYFVPDTLNGSNLLYGILIQPENFVRDILKNKVQQVAGNDFTIPVINGVRDSIIAGPDSLLASQFTIRKELWFLPGYYIGISPKGKTIDELVYERAWRSYALIFILNLVIIVGVWVVFKNIKKAFELVRLKSDFVSNVSHELRTPLALISMFSETLELGRVRSDSRREEYYKIISQEAQRLSKIVNRLLNFSQTEAGKRKYHFDYVDVNDVCAKVYETYKFHLEHNGFKFSYFEGKDIPVIIADYEALSETVINLIDNAAKYSRDKKNIELHTGYSESGVFIEVRDQGIGIKEKHQKKIFEKFYRENTGPVHNTKGAGLGLSLVKHIMEDHKGKIELFSTYGRGSMFRLLFPLKANQKLQQSLNNGIENDKDINS